A stretch of DNA from candidate division KSB1 bacterium:
ATGTTTTACTTACGGGAGGCGGCATCATAGCTAAGGAAGATGCCGAAGATCTGACCAAACTTGGGGTGGGTAAGTTATTTGGGCCTGGCACAAATACATCGGCAATCATTGAATATATCAAGGAATGGCACTCTAAAAAAACAAAGTCTGATTAAAACTATGGCAATCGATCCAAGAATTGAAAATCTACGCAAGTTAAAGTCTCAAGCATTATTAGGGGGTGGACAAAAAAGAATTGATACTCAACACAAAAAAGGTAAATTAAGCGCGAGAGAGCGGATCAACCTGCTCCTGGACGAAAACAGCTTTGAAGAAATTGATATGCTGGTACGTCACAGCAGCCGTGATTTTGACCTGGATAAACAACGTTATTTCGGTGACGGTGTAATCATCGGATACGGTACCATCAATGGGAGAAAAATATTCGTTTTTTCCCAGGATTTTACTGTTCTTGGCGGCTCTCTTTCGGAATCGCACGGCAAGAAAATTTGCAAATTAATGGACCTGGCCTTAAAAAACGGTGCTCCAATTATTGGCCTGAACGATTCTGGTGGCGCGAGGATTCAGGAAGGTGTGGTTAGTCTTGGAGCCTATGCGGATATTTTTCTGCGCAATACTTTGGCTTCCGGAGTCATTCCCCAGATTTCAGTAATTTTAGGGCCCTGTGCCGGTGGTGCAGTATATTCGCCTGCCATTACGGACTTTGTTTTCATGGTTAAAAATAACAGCTACATGTTTGTAACGGGTCCAAATGTTGTAAAAACAGTTACGCATGAGGAGGTTTCTTTCGAAGACTTGGGTGGTGCTGAAACTCATGCAACCAAAAGTGGAATAGCTCATTTAATCTCAGAAAATGAAGTTGACTTACTTGAGCGTGTTAGAGAATTGATGCAATATCTGCCGCAAAATAATCTAGACGATCCGATAACAGAGGAAAACGATGACGATCCGAGTAGAGTTGACGATACGCTGAATACTATAGTTCCTGAAAATTCCAATAAATCGTATGATGTTAAAGAAGTACTGTTTCGAGTTTTTGACGACGGTAAATTTTTTGAAATACATGAATATTTTGCCCAAAATATCGTCGTCGGTTTTGCACATCTTAATGGTTCACCTGTAGGAATTGTTGCAAATCAACCTGCATTTTTGGCAGGTGTGTTGGATATCAATTCATCCATTAAAGCAGGGAGGTTTGTTCGTTTCTGTGATGCTTTTAATATCCCGATAATCACATTTGTAGATGTGCCTGGATTTTTGCCGGGAACCGATCAGGAATGGGGCGGAATCATCCGAAATGGCGCCAAATTGTTATATGCTTATTGTGAAGCAACGGTACCAAAAATTACTGTGATTCTTAGAAAAGCCTATGGCGGTGCTTATGATGTTATGAGTAGTAAACACATCAGGGGTGATGTTAACCTTGCATGGCCATCTGCTGAAATTGCGGTTATGGGTCCGAAAGGCGCTGTTGAGATCATATTTCGCAAAGAGATCGAAGAATCGAAAGATCGACTGAAGACAACTGAAGAAATGGCTAGTCAATACCGGGAAAAATTTGCAAATCCTTATATCGCAGCCGAACGTGGATATATAGATGATGTGATTGAACCGTCAGAAACTCGGCCTAAATTAATCAAGGCTCTCGAAATGACCAAAAATAAGGTCGACCAAAATCCAAGAAAGAAACACGGAAATATT
This window harbors:
- a CDS encoding acyl-CoA carboxylase subunit beta encodes the protein MAIDPRIENLRKLKSQALLGGGQKRIDTQHKKGKLSARERINLLLDENSFEEIDMLVRHSSRDFDLDKQRYFGDGVIIGYGTINGRKIFVFSQDFTVLGGSLSESHGKKICKLMDLALKNGAPIIGLNDSGGARIQEGVVSLGAYADIFLRNTLASGVIPQISVILGPCAGGAVYSPAITDFVFMVKNNSYMFVTGPNVVKTVTHEEVSFEDLGGAETHATKSGIAHLISENEVDLLERVRELMQYLPQNNLDDPITEENDDDPSRVDDTLNTIVPENSNKSYDVKEVLFRVFDDGKFFEIHEYFAQNIVVGFAHLNGSPVGIVANQPAFLAGVLDINSSIKAGRFVRFCDAFNIPIITFVDVPGFLPGTDQEWGGIIRNGAKLLYAYCEATVPKITVILRKAYGGAYDVMSSKHIRGDVNLAWPSAEIAVMGPKGAVEIIFRKEIEESKDRLKTTEEMASQYREKFANPYIAAERGYIDDVIEPSETRPKLIKALEMTKNKVDQNPRKKHGNIPL